One window from the genome of Salisaeta longa DSM 21114 encodes:
- a CDS encoding amino acid permease, translated as MAKHLERDLGLYATITVSIGAMVGSGLFVLPGLAAAKTGPSIIVAYVLAGLIVLPAALSKAEMATAMPDAGGTYLYIDRAMGPRMGTIAGLGAWFSLVFKSAFALVGLGAYLVLVVPVGGLGLKAMSLLLGAALVGINLVGAKQSGQLQAVIVTVVVGALLVFGADGVTYVNSARYHPFFTDGASGLLAATGFVFVSYAGVTKVASIAEEVANPDVNLPLGILLSVGIMIPLYALITFVVVGATTPAALHGSLTPMAEAASRIFGSVGVPIISILAVLALTSMANAGLLSSSRFPLAMSRDRLAPDVLATISDRFRTPTYALWITGALLLGLIAFVPVLELAKLASAFKILIFTFINGALIAFRESGLESYDPAFRAPGYPWVQLAGIGGGGLLLTQMGWLALGGAVGIIGMGLLWYRLYGRERTAREGAALDAIQRAIQQRALVRIDETFAIRETNVMITLDPSASPETERFLLAIGGSVAQKWDGAVAAVRMEEVPSQTSLSTAADAIASFDAAFEERVQHWGATHEVPVTAHEIVCHDAERAMRTFVDTQSIGLQVGGAVPGRWRFKLLGHDVDEYMRDVPCEHAFLDDAHAAPDAVDTVAVFTQRGPYGPLKVVVADAVAAHYGATLRFVTSVPGAASDDHRGRVKAFHDDLAERCSAPTTSVVHTAEPVHDTLHREAAQADIVVLGTVPRTRLQTFLMDDLSYDLATALDVPVLLVRPPIPRGPVVLPKIVERLAF; from the coding sequence GTGGCCAAACACCTTGAACGCGATCTCGGACTGTATGCCACCATCACCGTAAGCATTGGGGCCATGGTGGGCAGCGGCCTCTTTGTGCTGCCCGGCCTGGCCGCAGCCAAAACGGGGCCATCAATCATCGTTGCGTACGTGCTGGCCGGACTCATCGTGTTGCCGGCGGCGCTGTCGAAAGCCGAGATGGCCACCGCCATGCCCGATGCCGGCGGCACCTACCTCTACATCGATCGGGCGATGGGACCCCGGATGGGCACCATCGCTGGGCTTGGCGCGTGGTTCTCGCTCGTGTTCAAAAGCGCGTTCGCCCTGGTCGGGCTGGGGGCGTACCTCGTGTTGGTCGTTCCGGTGGGCGGGCTCGGGTTGAAGGCCATGAGCCTGCTCCTGGGGGCAGCCCTTGTCGGGATCAATCTCGTTGGCGCGAAGCAATCCGGGCAGCTGCAAGCCGTCATCGTCACCGTGGTGGTGGGGGCCTTGCTGGTGTTTGGGGCCGACGGCGTCACGTACGTCAATTCGGCGCGCTACCATCCCTTCTTTACGGACGGCGCCAGCGGGTTGCTTGCCGCCACAGGGTTCGTGTTTGTGTCGTACGCCGGTGTTACCAAGGTGGCGAGCATCGCCGAAGAGGTGGCCAATCCAGACGTCAACTTGCCGCTTGGCATCCTCCTTTCGGTTGGGATTATGATTCCGCTCTACGCCCTTATCACCTTTGTGGTGGTGGGCGCCACCACGCCGGCCGCGCTGCATGGGAGCCTCACGCCGATGGCCGAGGCGGCATCGCGCATATTCGGATCGGTTGGCGTGCCCATCATCTCCATTTTGGCCGTCCTCGCGCTAACAAGCATGGCCAACGCCGGCCTCTTGTCGTCATCGCGCTTTCCGCTGGCCATGAGCCGCGACCGCCTGGCGCCGGATGTGCTGGCCACCATCAGCGATCGCTTCCGCACGCCCACCTACGCGCTGTGGATTACCGGCGCGCTGCTGTTGGGGCTCATCGCCTTTGTGCCGGTGCTGGAGCTGGCCAAGCTGGCCAGCGCATTCAAGATCCTCATCTTTACGTTCATCAACGGCGCGCTGATCGCCTTTCGCGAGAGCGGGCTGGAGAGCTACGATCCGGCGTTTCGTGCGCCCGGCTACCCGTGGGTTCAGCTCGCGGGCATCGGTGGCGGGGGGCTGCTGCTCACGCAGATGGGCTGGCTTGCGCTGGGCGGAGCCGTGGGCATCATTGGCATGGGCTTGTTGTGGTACCGCCTGTACGGACGCGAGCGGACCGCGCGCGAAGGCGCAGCGCTCGATGCCATCCAGCGTGCCATTCAGCAGCGCGCGCTGGTGCGAATCGACGAGACGTTTGCGATCCGCGAAACGAACGTCATGATTACGCTCGACCCGTCGGCTTCGCCGGAGACCGAGCGGTTCTTGCTTGCTATTGGCGGCAGCGTTGCGCAGAAGTGGGACGGAGCCGTTGCGGCGGTGCGCATGGAGGAGGTGCCCAGTCAGACGAGCCTCTCGACGGCCGCCGATGCAATTGCGTCGTTCGACGCGGCGTTCGAGGAGCGCGTGCAGCACTGGGGCGCGACGCACGAGGTGCCGGTGACGGCGCACGAAATTGTGTGCCACGATGCCGAGCGGGCCATGCGCACCTTCGTGGACACGCAAAGCATTGGATTGCAAGTGGGCGGCGCGGTGCCCGGGCGGTGGCGTTTTAAGCTGCTGGGCCACGATGTGGACGAGTACATGCGCGATGTGCCCTGTGAACACGCATTTCTGGACGATGCCCACGCGGCCCCCGATGCCGTCGACACGGTGGCCGTGTTCACCCAGCGCGGTCCGTACGGGCCGCTCAAGGTGGTGGTGGCTGATGCCGTAGCCGCCCACTACGGCGCCACCTTGCGGTTCGTGACATCAGTGCCCGGTGCGGCCTCTGACGACCACCGCGGGCGCGTCAAAGCATTTCATGATGACCTGGCAGAGCGCTGCAGCGCCCCCACAACCTCGGTGGTGCACACGGCCGAACCGGTACACGACACGCTGCACCGAGAGGCAGCACAAGCCGATATCGTCGTGCTCGGCACCGTGCCCCGCACGCGCTTGCAAACCTTCTTGATGGACGATCTGAGCTACGACCTCGCCACGGCACTCGACGTCCCCGTCTTGCTCGTGCGGCCTCCAATTCCACGCGGGCCGGTGGTGCTCCCGAAAATTGTGGAGCGCCTCGCCTTTTGA
- the hisD gene encoding histidinol dehydrogenase → MPLLPIVSYDERHAMLDAVLSRSASFSDTVDAAVAEILAAVRAEGDAAVRRFTARFDDVTIEAPRVPPAALADASAALDDALRSVIADAAANIRRFHEKQVRQSWFTEDGDGVVLGQRVMPMDRVGLYVPGGTAFYPSSLLMNAIPAQVAGVEEIHLVSPPQANGRPHPLVLATAHFLGLEHVYAIGGAQAVGALAFGTDTVPAVDKIVGPGNVYVAAAKKQVYGRVAIDSVAGPSEIGILADATADPSFVAADLISQAEHDPRASAVLVTPHRPLAEAVQQDVETRVAALPRRDILQQSLPNFSACVVTDTMAEATALINELAVEHLEILTDDPWATMTDIRHAGAIFLGPYSSEPVGDYFAGPNHVLPTGGTARYASALGVDDFVRTQSVIQYTAQRLEQTGDAIVAFAEAEELQGHAEAVRARLKKLRGNA, encoded by the coding sequence ATGCCCTTGCTCCCCATTGTATCGTACGACGAGCGCCACGCCATGCTCGATGCGGTGCTCAGCCGAAGCGCGTCCTTCAGCGACACGGTAGACGCTGCCGTGGCCGAGATCCTGGCAGCGGTGCGTGCCGAGGGCGACGCAGCGGTTCGTCGGTTCACCGCGCGCTTCGACGACGTGACGATCGAGGCGCCGCGCGTGCCGCCGGCTGCGCTAGCCGACGCGTCGGCGGCCCTCGATGATGCGCTGCGCTCGGTCATTGCCGATGCGGCCGCCAACATCCGCCGCTTTCACGAGAAGCAGGTGCGGCAGTCGTGGTTTACAGAAGACGGGGATGGGGTGGTGCTGGGCCAGCGCGTGATGCCCATGGACCGCGTGGGCCTGTATGTGCCCGGCGGCACGGCCTTTTATCCGTCCAGCTTGCTCATGAACGCGATCCCGGCGCAGGTTGCGGGGGTCGAGGAAATTCATCTCGTATCGCCGCCCCAAGCCAACGGCCGCCCCCACCCGCTGGTGTTGGCCACGGCGCATTTCCTGGGGCTGGAGCACGTGTACGCCATCGGGGGGGCGCAGGCAGTGGGCGCACTCGCGTTTGGCACAGACACGGTGCCGGCAGTCGATAAAATTGTGGGCCCCGGCAATGTGTACGTGGCGGCGGCCAAAAAGCAGGTGTACGGGCGCGTGGCCATCGACTCGGTGGCTGGGCCCAGCGAAATCGGGATTCTGGCCGATGCCACGGCCGATCCGTCCTTCGTGGCGGCCGACCTCATTTCGCAGGCCGAGCACGATCCGCGCGCCTCGGCGGTGCTCGTTACGCCGCATCGCCCGCTGGCGGAAGCGGTGCAGCAGGACGTGGAGACGCGGGTGGCCGCGCTGCCCCGCCGCGACATTCTTCAGCAGTCGCTGCCCAACTTTAGCGCGTGCGTCGTGACGGACACCATGGCGGAGGCCACGGCGCTCATCAACGAGCTGGCGGTCGAGCACCTGGAGATCCTGACCGACGACCCCTGGGCCACCATGACCGACATTCGCCATGCCGGCGCCATCTTCTTGGGGCCGTATTCCTCCGAGCCGGTGGGCGATTACTTTGCTGGCCCGAATCACGTGTTGCCCACCGGAGGCACCGCGCGCTACGCTTCGGCGCTGGGCGTCGACGACTTCGTGCGCACGCAGTCCGTGATTCAGTACACCGCGCAGCGCCTGGAGCAGACGGGCGATGCCATCGTCGCTTTTGCCGAGGCCGAGGAGTTGCAAGGACACGCCGAAGCCGTCCGGGCGCGCCTCAAGAAGCTTCGCGGCAACGCGTGA
- a CDS encoding DUF5362 family protein — protein MDAFSSASAHDLLEAIASKAEDTSRWLKILGVINIIIGVMYLVVLIGALYIWLGVLLYQAGNAAHSPSPADLVRMLDKLRLFFLTQVVLFALALLFIVAVLLIAVLTGSLFTAFDPSTLTV, from the coding sequence ATGGACGCCTTCTCCTCCGCATCGGCCCACGATCTCCTCGAAGCAATCGCCTCCAAGGCGGAAGACACCAGCCGCTGGCTAAAGATTCTGGGCGTCATCAACATCATCATCGGGGTGATGTACCTCGTGGTGCTCATCGGCGCGCTGTATATCTGGCTGGGCGTGCTGCTGTACCAGGCGGGCAACGCTGCCCACAGCCCGTCGCCCGCGGATCTCGTGCGCATGCTCGACAAACTGCGCCTGTTCTTTCTTACGCAAGTGGTGCTATTTGCGCTTGCCCTTCTGTTCATCGTAGCGGTGCTCCTCATCGCCGTACTTACCGGCTCGCTGTTCACCGCCTTCGATCCGTCGACCCTGACCGTGTAG
- the rlmB gene encoding 23S rRNA (guanosine(2251)-2'-O)-methyltransferase RlmB has product MTADTSTVVGRNPVRELLERADVGIEKVMLEHDAHGSTIRAIREAAQARGIPLQYVPEARLRHEAQGAVHQGVAAITAPMRYDTPHDLLTAVAPTWDDVQTRKPVLLAIDRVTDPRNFGAILRSAVASGANGVVVPSRGMAPLNATAIKASAGTAPRLSIARTDDLAAFLTQCKERGYWVVGAEGTSDTSLWAVDWERPVVIVVGSEGDGLASDVAAACDTLAAIPMRGPAESLNVSVAASLFLFAAARGRS; this is encoded by the coding sequence ATGACTGCTGATACTTCTACCGTCGTAGGACGCAACCCCGTACGCGAGCTGCTGGAGCGCGCGGATGTCGGCATCGAGAAGGTAATGCTGGAGCACGACGCGCACGGCAGCACCATCCGCGCCATCCGCGAGGCGGCGCAGGCGCGTGGCATTCCGCTGCAGTACGTCCCCGAGGCCCGCTTGCGGCACGAGGCGCAGGGCGCGGTGCACCAGGGCGTGGCCGCCATCACCGCCCCGATGCGCTACGACACCCCGCACGACCTGCTGACGGCCGTGGCACCCACCTGGGACGATGTGCAGACGCGCAAGCCCGTGCTCCTGGCCATCGACCGGGTTACCGATCCGCGCAACTTCGGGGCCATCTTGCGCAGCGCCGTAGCGTCTGGCGCGAACGGCGTGGTGGTGCCCAGCCGGGGCATGGCGCCGCTCAATGCAACCGCCATCAAAGCCAGCGCGGGCACCGCGCCCCGCCTGTCCATTGCCCGCACCGACGACCTGGCCGCGTTCCTGACGCAGTGCAAGGAGCGGGGCTACTGGGTGGTGGGCGCCGAGGGCACGAGCGACACGTCGCTGTGGGCGGTCGACTGGGAGCGGCCGGTGGTCATTGTTGTGGGCAGCGAGGGCGACGGGCTTGCCTCGGACGTTGCAGCGGCGTGTGACACGCTGGCGGCCATCCCGATGCGCGGTCCGGCGGAGTCGCTGAACGTGAGTGTGGCGGCGTCCTTGTTTCTCTTTGCCGCGGCCCGCGGGCGATCGTAG
- a CDS encoding BamA/OMP85 family outer membrane protein, with amino-acid sequence MIRTAAVLLLALLGGWGLPHAACGQSARWSEVNEETTVRAISFLFPGDQTFTAERLKAQIETQAPSFWDRLRDRLDGVLWFLDPPVYRFDPVTLQKDVVRLRRFYQQNGFLNPFVDYPASQYNPKTNTFHVIFTIREGPALTIRSVSFRGPDATTAVQRALAPSLHDAWQSFRQTLNVSVGRRYTTFNELQIADQTATWLQNHGYAFARVSNTAHIDSAATAVDLRFTVRPGPRGTFSELIVDGNESVTAAVVRREVPFALGDTYAKAKLQRGQQELFSLNLFRVALADLPPQPEDSTVTVRYRVREAELRSITAQLGYGAQTGVRGEGTWTHRNFFGAARLFNVGLVAETGLPENPDGFLPAFLSGAQSQVPTERLFRVSTLLRQPFISRTQLAGSVELFALQRLNPKLLTDNTRFLGLNERQFGLNTELTYTLLPFRTVSLRHTFNRTKQFTSQRTDAGLGLGDDFFDKSILSLSATLGRTDDYLNPRRGFLIEPGLEVAGTLLGSDIQFLRLSNAVTGYYPLTPNINVAGRLFGGFFRPLQGTRGALTLPARPSLDQLRRNVLFENRLDDFLFYAGGGTDVRGWPAQLAGGKFARDRSLATDSTVIYEPTGGTIKLGANLEMRLPFPGLSSDWQTAVFVDAAYLGTDGWALAPDPSVAPNVYPTRSSQGQVRVGAGVGLRYRTPFGFLRLDLAAKVNPGPLDLRRPGDVVEAVRAGRPITAAPTQWVRRFRVHFGIGRTF; translated from the coding sequence ATGATTCGTACTGCTGCCGTCTTGCTGCTGGCCCTGCTCGGGGGGTGGGGTCTCCCCCATGCCGCCTGCGGCCAATCCGCGCGATGGAGCGAGGTCAATGAGGAGACCACGGTTCGCGCCATCTCGTTTCTTTTTCCCGGCGACCAAACGTTTACCGCCGAACGCCTAAAGGCCCAGATTGAAACGCAGGCGCCGTCGTTTTGGGATCGGCTGCGCGACCGGCTCGATGGAGTCCTGTGGTTTCTGGACCCGCCGGTGTACCGCTTCGACCCCGTCACCCTCCAAAAAGACGTGGTGCGCCTGCGGCGCTTCTATCAGCAAAACGGCTTCCTCAACCCGTTTGTCGACTACCCGGCCTCGCAATACAATCCCAAAACCAACACCTTCCACGTCATCTTTACCATCCGCGAGGGGCCAGCGCTTACCATCCGCAGCGTGTCGTTTCGCGGACCGGACGCCACGACGGCGGTTCAGCGTGCACTCGCCCCGTCCCTCCACGACGCCTGGCAGTCCTTTCGCCAGACCCTGAACGTGTCGGTGGGGCGCCGCTACACGACGTTCAACGAGCTTCAAATTGCGGATCAAACCGCCACGTGGCTGCAAAATCATGGGTATGCCTTTGCGCGTGTAAGCAATACCGCGCACATTGACTCGGCCGCTACAGCCGTCGACCTCCGGTTTACCGTTCGCCCCGGACCGCGCGGCACATTTAGCGAACTCATCGTGGATGGAAATGAGTCGGTGACCGCGGCGGTGGTGCGGCGGGAAGTTCCATTTGCACTGGGCGACACGTACGCGAAGGCCAAGCTGCAGCGCGGGCAGCAAGAGCTCTTTTCGCTGAACTTGTTTCGCGTGGCCCTGGCCGATTTGCCGCCCCAGCCCGAAGACAGCACCGTGACGGTGCGCTACCGCGTGCGCGAGGCCGAGCTGCGCTCTATTACCGCACAACTTGGCTATGGCGCACAGACGGGTGTGCGCGGCGAGGGCACCTGGACCCACCGCAACTTCTTCGGCGCGGCCCGCTTGTTTAATGTTGGGCTGGTGGCCGAGACGGGCCTCCCCGAGAACCCGGACGGCTTCTTGCCCGCTTTTCTGTCGGGTGCCCAGTCGCAAGTGCCCACCGAGCGGCTGTTTCGCGTATCCACGCTGCTGCGGCAGCCGTTTATCTCTCGCACGCAACTGGCCGGTAGCGTCGAGCTGTTTGCCCTGCAGCGCCTCAACCCCAAGCTGCTTACCGACAACACGCGCTTCCTGGGCCTTAACGAGCGCCAGTTTGGCCTCAACACCGAGCTGACCTACACGCTGCTTCCCTTTCGCACCGTGTCGCTGCGCCACACTTTCAACCGCACCAAGCAATTCACCAGCCAGCGCACCGACGCCGGCCTGGGCCTGGGTGACGACTTTTTCGACAAGAGCATCCTGTCGCTGAGCGCCACGCTGGGCCGCACCGACGACTACCTCAACCCGCGCCGCGGCTTTTTGATTGAGCCCGGCCTGGAGGTGGCCGGTACGCTCCTCGGCTCCGATATCCAGTTTCTGCGGCTGAGCAATGCCGTCACCGGATACTATCCGCTCACGCCTAACATCAACGTTGCCGGGCGGCTGTTTGGCGGCTTCTTTCGCCCGCTACAAGGCACGCGTGGAGCCCTCACGCTCCCGGCCCGCCCCTCGCTCGATCAGCTGCGGCGCAATGTGCTGTTCGAGAATCGTCTCGACGACTTTCTGTTTTACGCGGGCGGCGGCACCGACGTGCGCGGCTGGCCCGCGCAGCTGGCCGGCGGCAAGTTTGCCCGCGACCGCAGCCTCGCCACCGACTCGACGGTCATTTATGAACCCACCGGCGGCACCATCAAGCTGGGCGCCAACCTGGAGATGCGCCTCCCGTTTCCAGGCCTAAGCTCCGACTGGCAGACGGCCGTGTTCGTCGACGCGGCGTATCTTGGCACCGATGGATGGGCGCTGGCCCCCGATCCGTCGGTGGCGCCCAACGTGTACCCGACGCGCTCAAGCCAGGGCCAGGTGCGGGTGGGCGCGGGCGTGGGGCTGCGCTACCGCACCCCGTTTGGATTTCTGCGCCTCGACCTCGCTGCCAAAGTTAATCCGGGGCCGTTGGACCTTCGCCGGCCCGGCGACGTGGTGGAAGCGGTGCGCGCGGGCCGTCCGATCACCGCAGCACCCACGCAGTGGGTGCGTCGCTTTCGCGTGCACTTTGGCATTGGACGTACGTTTTAG
- a CDS encoding YihY/virulence factor BrkB family protein produces MSTNAEQEEPSRLYEQLYKRLAHSRRWQAAQATLGYYARGLYHEISQKNLFLWAQAIAFKVLVTVVPIVVLSTGVAGRVLQSNNAFSTVARFIRDFLPPAQSTQLIEFLNQLQSASGTVIGLGGAGLFLSAVSLFITLRIAVSNAFEQDWHESRSVLGGYLFDVRMVVQVGILFTLTIGLSTLVGPLLNEISGAVPGLDAVIRRTQALFHALKVFVPLLITGAMFYQLYYFVPKPPPSKTSALIGAAVAGVLWEGAKQAFAYYATYVGHFDQYAASGAGLSALGNTFGLIIAFVFWVYFSGIVLMLGAVVASLREHRHVTSRSQTANEAPAAEAASHGPAPPPAVPPASPPDISSRPSSTADS; encoded by the coding sequence GTGAGCACCAATGCTGAACAGGAGGAGCCCTCGCGCTTGTATGAGCAGTTGTACAAGCGCCTCGCGCACTCGCGCCGGTGGCAGGCCGCACAGGCCACGCTGGGCTACTATGCGCGGGGCCTCTACCACGAGATCTCGCAAAAAAACCTGTTCCTATGGGCGCAGGCGATCGCCTTTAAGGTGCTGGTGACGGTGGTGCCCATCGTGGTGCTCTCGACCGGTGTCGCGGGCCGCGTGCTGCAAAGCAATAATGCCTTTTCCACCGTCGCCCGCTTCATCCGCGACTTTCTGCCGCCGGCGCAGAGCACCCAGCTCATCGAGTTTCTCAACCAGCTGCAAAGCGCCAGCGGTACCGTCATCGGCCTGGGGGGCGCGGGCCTCTTTCTCTCGGCCGTCTCGCTCTTTATCACGCTGCGCATCGCCGTAAGCAACGCCTTCGAGCAAGATTGGCACGAGAGCCGATCCGTACTGGGCGGCTACCTCTTCGATGTGCGCATGGTGGTGCAGGTGGGCATCCTCTTTACGCTCACCATCGGCCTCTCAACCCTTGTCGGTCCGCTCCTCAACGAAATCAGCGGCGCAGTGCCGGGCCTCGATGCCGTCATTCGCCGCACGCAAGCGCTCTTTCATGCCCTGAAAGTATTTGTGCCGCTGCTCATCACCGGCGCCATGTTCTATCAGTTGTACTACTTCGTGCCCAAGCCGCCGCCGAGCAAAACAAGCGCCTTGATCGGCGCAGCCGTCGCCGGCGTGCTGTGGGAGGGCGCCAAGCAAGCATTTGCCTATTACGCCACCTACGTGGGCCACTTCGACCAATACGCGGCCAGCGGCGCCGGGCTCAGCGCGCTGGGCAACACGTTTGGGCTTATTATCGCTTTCGTCTTTTGGGTGTACTTCTCGGGCATCGTCCTCATGCTAGGGGCCGTGGTAGCCTCGCTGCGCGAACACCGGCACGTGACAAGCCGATCCCAAACAGCGAATGAGGCGCCGGCGGCCGAGGCTGCATCCCATGGCCCCGCGCCGCCGCCCGCGGTTCCCCCGGCGTCCCCCCCCGACATCTCGTCTCGCCCGTCGTCCACTGCCGATTCATGA
- the clpX gene encoding ATP-dependent Clp protease ATP-binding subunit ClpX, translating to MGKQSGNDVIRCSFCGSSAQEAASMVAGPDVYICDRCIQEAANIVDGDQRGGSRAATYTHSPKVRSLTPPKIVEALDQYVVGQHQAKKAMAVAVYNHYKRVSAEAYAPEFRDVELEKSNILLIGPTGTGKTLLARTLARILEVPFSISDATALTEAGYVGEDVESILSNLLRACDFEVEEAERGIVYIDEIDKVARKGENASITRDVSGEGVQQALLKLLEGTEANVPPKGGRKHPEQSLVPIDTTNILFICGGAFDGLGDIIARRRTSGAMGFRATARANHPPRIDKDDPRIFQHVEPDDLLRFGLIPEIVGRLPVTTALNALTVDEMRRILVEPKNALVKQYQKLFALDGIDLHFEDAALTAIVERARSLGTGARGLRSVMERVMLDIMYDIHRSPAADACLITEATVCDGRPPVVESRKASA from the coding sequence ATGGGCAAACAATCGGGAAATGACGTGATACGCTGCTCGTTTTGCGGGTCCAGCGCCCAGGAGGCCGCCTCGATGGTGGCCGGTCCCGATGTGTACATTTGCGACCGCTGCATTCAGGAAGCCGCGAACATCGTGGATGGCGATCAGCGCGGGGGCTCGCGCGCTGCTACGTACACGCACAGCCCCAAGGTGCGTTCGCTAACGCCGCCAAAGATTGTGGAGGCCCTCGATCAATACGTGGTCGGGCAGCACCAGGCCAAAAAGGCGATGGCGGTGGCGGTGTACAACCACTACAAGCGCGTATCGGCCGAGGCCTATGCGCCCGAGTTTCGCGACGTGGAGCTCGAAAAATCCAATATCTTGCTCATCGGTCCCACCGGCACGGGCAAGACGCTCCTCGCACGCACCTTGGCCCGCATCCTGGAGGTTCCGTTTTCCATCTCGGATGCTACGGCGCTTACCGAAGCGGGCTACGTGGGCGAAGATGTGGAAAGCATTCTCTCGAACCTGCTGCGGGCCTGCGACTTTGAGGTGGAGGAGGCCGAGCGTGGCATCGTTTACATTGACGAGATCGACAAGGTGGCACGCAAAGGCGAAAACGCCTCCATCACGCGCGACGTCTCGGGCGAGGGCGTGCAGCAGGCGCTGCTGAAGCTACTGGAGGGCACCGAGGCAAACGTGCCGCCCAAAGGCGGGCGCAAGCACCCCGAGCAAAGCCTAGTGCCCATCGACACGACCAACATCTTGTTCATCTGCGGGGGGGCCTTTGACGGGCTGGGCGACATCATTGCGCGTCGGCGCACCTCGGGGGCCATGGGCTTTCGCGCCACGGCGCGCGCCAATCATCCGCCGCGCATCGACAAAGACGACCCGCGCATCTTTCAGCACGTAGAGCCCGATGACTTGCTGCGCTTTGGCCTGATTCCCGAAATTGTGGGCCGCCTGCCCGTAACCACCGCGCTCAACGCGCTGACTGTCGACGAGATGCGCCGCATCCTGGTGGAACCCAAAAACGCGCTGGTGAAGCAGTACCAAAAGCTGTTTGCGCTCGACGGCATCGACCTCCACTTTGAGGACGCCGCCCTGACGGCCATCGTGGAGCGCGCGCGCTCGCTGGGCACGGGCGCGCGCGGCCTGCGGTCGGTTATGGAACGCGTGATGCTGGACATTATGTACGATATCCACCGTTCGCCCGCAGCCGACGCTTGTCTGATTACTGAGGCCACCGTTTGCGACGGACGCCCGCCCGTTGTTGAATCACGAAAAGCAAGCGCGTGA